A portion of the Tachysurus fulvidraco isolate hzauxx_2018 chromosome 8, HZAU_PFXX_2.0, whole genome shotgun sequence genome contains these proteins:
- the LOC113637088 gene encoding tumor necrosis factor receptor superfamily member 17 isoform X1: MHWLKMTFHLWLLLFMTPSAVAKCGSNNYYDGLSEDCQPCSVRCNSPPAICVTYCKSTASSANEGGANRNIRVIIIVLFVFLGAFITLTLIQVVRRKACRPFNKAKAAQQQETSESDGGSEATEKSDDGSADVEDATCKTYCKTSLPLPSTEEGTTMLVTTKTVQTYNCRTQYTEDVALGLWKAEIV; this comes from the exons ATGCACTGGCTAAAGATGACTTTCCATTTATGGCTTTTACTTTTCATGACTCCTTCAGCGGTGGCAAAATGTGGCAGTAATAATTATTACGATGGACTAAGTGAGGATTGTCAGCCTTGCTCTGTTAGATGCAACTCTCCCCCTGCTATCTGTGTGACATATTGTAAATCTACAGCAT CCTCTGCTAATGAAGGAGGAGCGAACCGAAATATTCGTGTAATCATCATAGTGCTTTTTGTGTTCCTTGGCGCTTTCATCACACTGACTTTAATTCAGGTTGTACGCAGAAAGGCCTGTAGACCATTCAACAAAGCCAAAG CAGCTCAACAACAAGAAACATCAGAAAGTGATGGAGGTTCTGAGGCAACCGAGAAGTCGGATGATGGATCAGCTGACGTGGAAGATGCCACATGCAAAACTTACTGCAAGACCAGTCTTCCACTTCCTTCCACAGAGGAGGGCACCACCATGCTAGTCACcacaaagacagtgcagacatataACTGCAGAACCCAGTATACAGAAGATGTAGCATTAGGTCTCTGGAAAGCTGAAATTGTATAA
- the LOC113637088 gene encoding tumor necrosis factor receptor superfamily member 17 isoform X2 — MHWLKMTFHLWLLLFMTPSAVAKCGSNNYYDGLSEDCQPCSVRCNSPPAICVTYCKSTASSANEGGANRNIRVIIIVLFVFLGAFITLTLIQVVRRKACRPFNKAKAQQQETSESDGGSEATEKSDDGSADVEDATCKTYCKTSLPLPSTEEGTTMLVTTKTVQTYNCRTQYTEDVALGLWKAEIV, encoded by the exons ATGCACTGGCTAAAGATGACTTTCCATTTATGGCTTTTACTTTTCATGACTCCTTCAGCGGTGGCAAAATGTGGCAGTAATAATTATTACGATGGACTAAGTGAGGATTGTCAGCCTTGCTCTGTTAGATGCAACTCTCCCCCTGCTATCTGTGTGACATATTGTAAATCTACAGCAT CCTCTGCTAATGAAGGAGGAGCGAACCGAAATATTCGTGTAATCATCATAGTGCTTTTTGTGTTCCTTGGCGCTTTCATCACACTGACTTTAATTCAGGTTGTACGCAGAAAGGCCTGTAGACCATTCAACAAAGCCAAAG CTCAACAACAAGAAACATCAGAAAGTGATGGAGGTTCTGAGGCAACCGAGAAGTCGGATGATGGATCAGCTGACGTGGAAGATGCCACATGCAAAACTTACTGCAAGACCAGTCTTCCACTTCCTTCCACAGAGGAGGGCACCACCATGCTAGTCACcacaaagacagtgcagacatataACTGCAGAACCCAGTATACAGAAGATGTAGCATTAGGTCTCTGGAAAGCTGAAATTGTATAA